A genomic region of Papaver somniferum cultivar HN1 chromosome 7, ASM357369v1, whole genome shotgun sequence contains the following coding sequences:
- the LOC113298127 gene encoding uncharacterized protein LOC113298127 gives MVITRFHHHPDIFLTMTANPRWPEIQDALLSRQYASDRPDLIACVFEMKRVALMKEIKKGNVFGTVVAHVHTVEFQKRGLPHMHALIFLDGPEKIHTIEQVDKFVSAEFPDEETDPVLFETVRKCMVHGPCGPDSMCMKNGRCSRGYPKKILERTSLDEGGYPIHHRRHDGKEVIIRKGFKPNNTNVVSYNRYLSRMFNCHINVEVCGGVRAVKYIHKYIYNGHDRETLIVGGCDEVQQYIDARYIGPLEAAWRLYGKWMHEEEPTVVRLAIHLPGQQRFVYDPNNPIDTVSTAAENYKSTLMAYFDYYCNNPTTKAYTYQDFPQHFRWNKGIDWTSRKRGFAIARMYWVSPNACELYYLRLLLTVVAGASSFDNLETVVDGKVRKQHRTFKAACIALGILGDDREWFKCLEEEAVMKTGVQLRKLFKIILRDCNPTQPDVLWSKFGLITCDDLHFKIQVKYNIRNPTDEQVLDYGLYLLDNQLLEYGKSLEDFEDMPRPQLTWSDEVGDKFIWEHRCLQLAVCSSEVDKNIKKLNPAQLSAYNSVIDSVKNVDGKLFFLNGIVGSGKTFLYNTLASSCRRDGHIVLTTASSGIASLLLVGGLTAHSTFRIPIEINETSVCGLDKQDPQSKLLEQVKLIIWDEVPM, from the coding sequence ATGGTCATTACacggtttcatcatcatccagaTATCTTCCTAACAATGACTGCAAATCCTCGGTGGCCAGAAATACAGGATGCACTATTATCCCGTCAATATGCTTCGGATCGCCCTGATCTTATAGCATGTGTCTTCGAGATGAAGAGAGTTGCAttgatgaaagaaatcaaaaaaggaAATGTGTTTGGAACAGTTGTTGCGCACGTTCACACGGTCGAATTTCAAAAGCGTGGTTTACCCCATATGCACGCTCTTATATTCTTGGATGGCCCTGAAAAAATTCACACCATTGAACAAGTCGACAAGTTTGTTTCTGCGGAGTTTCCAGACGAAGAAACTGATCCAGTTTTGTTTGAGACGGTTAGAAAGTGCATGGTACATGGACCATGTGGCCCAGATTCCATGTGCATGAAAAATGGAAGATGCAGCAGAGGCTATCCAAAAAAAATTTTAGAAAGAACAAGTCTGGATGAAGGAGGGTATCCAATCCATCATCGACGCCACGATGGTAAAGAGGTGATTATCCGCAAAGGATTCAAACCAAATAACACAAATGTTGTATCGTACAACCGTTATTTGTCCAGGATGTTCAATTGCCACATTAATGTTGAGGTCTGTGGTGGTGTTAGAGCTGTtaaatatatacacaaatatATCTATAACGGCCACGATCGCGAAACATTAATTGTCGGTGGATGTGACGAGGTGCAACAGTACATTGATGCAAGATATATTGGTCCACTTGAGGCCGCATGGCGTTTATATGGTAAATGGATGCATGAAGAAGAACCTACTGTTGTTCGACTGGCTATTCATCTTCCCGGTCAACAGAGATTTGTGTACGATCCAAATAACCCAATAGATACAGTTAGTACTGCTGCGGAGAACTATAAGTCAACATTGATGGCATACTTTGATTACTATTGTAACAATCCTACAACAAAAGCATATACCTACCAAGATTTTCCCCAGCATTTTAGGTGGAATAAAGGAATAGATTGGACATCAAGGAAGCGAGGTTTTGCTATAGCAAGGATGTACTGGGTAAGCCCTAATGCATGTGAATTGTATTACCTGCGTTTATTACTAACCGTTGTTGCTGGTGCAAGTTCTTTCGATAACCTGGAAACAGTTGTGGATGGCAAAGTTAGAAAACAACACCGTACATTCAAAGCAGCATGCATCGCGCTAGGGATTTTAGGAGATGACAGGGAATGGTTTAAATGTCTAGAAGAAGAAGCGGTAATGAAAACTGGAGTGCAATTAAGAAAACTTTTCAAAATAATTCTTCGTGACTGCAATCCAACTCAGCCAGATGTTCTGTGGTCAAAGTTTGGGTTGATAACATGTGATGATCTACATTTCAAAATTCAGGTGAAGTATAATATTCGTAATCCAACTGATGAGCAGGTACTTGATTATGGATTGTATCTGTTGGATAATCAGTTGCTTGAATATGGCAAATCtcttgaagattttgaagatatgCCAAGGCCACAACTGACTTGGAGTGATGAGGTTGGTGACAAGTTTATATGGGAGCATCGGTGCCTCCAACTCGCAGTATGTAGTTCCGAGGTTGATAAAAACATTAAAAAGTTGAATCCAGCTCAATTGTCAGCGTACAATTCAGTAATTGATTCCGTGAAGAATGTTGATGGAAAACTGTTCTTTCTCAACGGCATTGTGGGAAGTGGTAAGACATTCCTATATAACACATTGGCATCGAGCTGCCGCAGGGATGGACACATTGTTTTGACCACTGCTTCGTCTGGAATTGCTTCACTTCTTTTGGTGGGAGGTCTCACAGCACATTCAACGTTTAGAATACCCATAGAAATAAATGAGACCAGTGTTTGTGGGCTTGACAAACAGGATCCGCAGTCTAAACTCCTTGAACAGGTAAAACTAATTATATGGGACGAAGTCCCAATGTAG
- the LOC113298128 gene encoding BRCA1-associated RING domain protein 1-like, with product MLHIASGEEVVGDEASQPDVIHVHRKCIDWAPQVYYVGDTVKNLELELARGSKLKCSCCGLKGAALSCFIRSCRNTYHVPCAFALPGRPSNAMSQSFSL from the exons ATGCTACACATTGCAAGTGGAGAAGAAGTAGTAGGGGATGAGGCATCACAACCAGATGTGATACATGTTCACCGGAAATGCATTGACTG GGCGCCTCAAGTGTACTATGTTGGAGACACTGTAAAGAACTTGGAACTGGAGCTTGCGAGAGGTTCAAAGCTCAAATGTAGCTGTTGTGGGCTGAAGGGTGCAGCTCTTAGCTGCTTTATACGCTCCTGCAGGAATACATATCATGTTCCTTGTGCATTTGCCCTTCCAG GAAGGCCATCAAATGCTATGTCTCAGTCATTCTCATTATAA